The Micromonospora sp. Llam0 genome includes a window with the following:
- a CDS encoding discoidin domain-containing protein: protein MQTNRPSSSGSTALRWLSDTVAMVGAADDEVTAELARSIPTVPGVVTVVGQLNGPADWRAVVEALPIAVPPGVSALLAVARAGASDDTGWSPAAGIAEQLGSEVLAPAGRLLLVPGAALFAVDGFRRFRRTAVPVMAGRRHPTPAWEAAIDALTADGDPGLIRTAIPAGVWIYPKSPDLAAPGPDDLAYAIPLDVNRPVLLVGRPGSPTPDVGAVVAAVDALPAQLRSRLIVVPYGSGGAMCRELTQALCGRWRSAVTMATGLPTLDVDDRPASIAVEADPSNCWPQPVRQLVFAPSGPPRPAGPVEALANLAPASSVPAEPATYRLNERWVVEAVQCGLWVRPPFAGRHGPAVRGRPWQPGRLELVVGVPGVSPGDDVRPVLHELLSRLPATVRRRVVVSPPEVAADLGLGPEPRQDAPDIALVDDGTETPDWWRADPRLFTVLIGAADGDRTVTQSGEVGAGELGEIAAAHGEWAGRPILLISADPVPREFCQRLADQVQAAVISGEPADDGWTAVLPRQIGRDESSPVRIRGRFPFSDADLKALVDTSVAAPAALSRSAHEGTWATLDLRTDRAKASAAEPRYDNEPTAATTSTPGPLIVVGRGPDVRRPFRLFDIPAGVWFVATAVATQRPEWTHGDCLVRLDIEEIDQVNLQLLANYLGAEVTVPIDRLPEYPGGDETQWYHVRPRRPTGTGVDHGSAIADLKRTGQLDAAAGIRRAIALRGLPGRAAPVEPPVPADPSSRPGAVDQVDPFEQRDRVPLMTVLAEPPDDLVPLDTDDDAVAPDSSTDAADAEVADSDVVDADVAGDPVTVGACDADAAESPRPTLRLVHDDVNSLSEDEPLPAEQVMPARLWRLPDPPAPDLRPAPALGPAALGPAPAALAPTDESQTEVRGIDGPPRPWVADRPTPLSGPATSGPAVPALSDAAVPALSGPTVPIRVPVPGEKPDASPSRRNLQVALVAAAVVAIVAVGSGAAAQIFNPGGAVAEQQPSNSPTTPAPVRVADPITPGGAPSASATPSGGGAGPTSVATPSTVALGRTESAPEPVPAGPPATTPVPTAARTTAPAPAQTPAGGRTNSAGRNLALGATVTASSSEGEHWAPAFAVDGDASTRWGSAWKDPQWIRVDLGENWVVSEVRLAWESAYATEYRVEVSRDGTNWTTVFRTSRGSGGTLVVDVPSAVARYVRMYGTSRSGSYGYSLYEFEVR, encoded by the coding sequence ATGCAAACGAACCGACCCTCGTCCTCGGGCTCGACGGCGCTACGCTGGCTTTCCGACACGGTCGCCATGGTCGGCGCAGCCGACGACGAGGTGACCGCGGAGCTGGCCCGATCGATACCCACAGTGCCCGGGGTCGTGACAGTGGTGGGGCAGCTCAACGGACCGGCGGACTGGCGGGCGGTCGTCGAGGCCCTCCCGATCGCGGTTCCGCCCGGCGTCTCGGCGTTGCTGGCGGTGGCCAGGGCCGGCGCGTCGGACGACACCGGCTGGTCTCCGGCAGCAGGTATCGCCGAGCAGCTCGGGTCCGAGGTGCTGGCACCCGCCGGCCGGTTGCTACTCGTTCCCGGCGCCGCGCTGTTCGCCGTTGACGGCTTCCGCCGGTTCCGGCGAACGGCCGTACCGGTGATGGCGGGCCGGCGGCATCCGACGCCGGCCTGGGAGGCCGCGATCGACGCCCTGACCGCCGACGGCGACCCCGGACTGATCCGAACGGCGATTCCAGCCGGTGTATGGATCTATCCGAAGAGTCCGGACCTGGCCGCGCCCGGGCCGGACGATCTCGCCTACGCCATCCCGCTCGACGTGAACCGCCCGGTCCTGTTGGTCGGGCGACCCGGCTCCCCGACACCGGACGTGGGCGCGGTGGTGGCCGCAGTCGACGCGCTGCCGGCCCAGCTACGCAGCCGCCTGATCGTCGTGCCGTACGGCTCCGGCGGGGCGATGTGTCGGGAGCTGACCCAGGCGCTGTGCGGCCGGTGGCGCAGCGCCGTCACGATGGCCACCGGCCTACCGACATTGGACGTCGACGACCGGCCGGCGTCGATCGCAGTCGAGGCCGATCCATCGAACTGCTGGCCACAGCCGGTCCGCCAACTCGTCTTTGCGCCGTCCGGTCCACCGCGGCCGGCAGGACCGGTCGAAGCGCTGGCCAATCTGGCCCCGGCGAGTTCGGTCCCGGCGGAGCCCGCTACCTACCGGTTGAACGAGCGGTGGGTGGTCGAGGCCGTGCAGTGCGGGCTGTGGGTTCGCCCGCCGTTCGCCGGGCGACACGGCCCGGCGGTGCGGGGCCGCCCATGGCAGCCCGGCCGGCTGGAACTCGTGGTCGGAGTGCCCGGTGTATCGCCAGGCGACGACGTGCGGCCGGTGCTGCACGAGCTGTTGTCCCGGCTGCCCGCCACGGTCCGTCGGCGGGTCGTCGTTTCCCCACCGGAGGTGGCGGCGGACCTGGGACTCGGTCCAGAGCCGCGACAGGACGCGCCCGACATCGCGCTCGTCGACGACGGAACCGAAACGCCAGACTGGTGGCGTGCCGACCCGAGGCTCTTCACGGTGCTGATCGGTGCCGCAGATGGTGATCGGACGGTGACCCAATCGGGCGAGGTGGGGGCGGGTGAGCTGGGCGAGATCGCCGCCGCGCACGGTGAGTGGGCCGGACGGCCGATCTTGTTGATCTCGGCAGACCCGGTGCCGCGTGAGTTCTGCCAGCGGTTGGCTGACCAGGTCCAAGCGGCCGTCATCAGCGGCGAGCCCGCCGACGACGGCTGGACGGCGGTCCTGCCTCGGCAGATCGGCCGGGACGAGTCGAGCCCGGTCCGCATTCGCGGTCGGTTCCCGTTCTCGGACGCTGACCTGAAGGCGCTGGTCGACACCTCGGTGGCGGCTCCCGCCGCCCTGAGCCGGTCGGCACATGAGGGCACCTGGGCGACGTTGGACCTGCGTACCGACCGGGCCAAGGCCAGCGCCGCCGAGCCTCGGTACGACAACGAACCGACCGCAGCCACCACGTCGACGCCCGGTCCGCTGATCGTAGTCGGCCGTGGTCCCGACGTCCGGCGCCCGTTTCGGCTGTTTGACATACCGGCAGGTGTCTGGTTCGTGGCCACGGCGGTCGCGACCCAACGGCCCGAGTGGACCCATGGCGACTGTCTGGTCAGGCTGGACATCGAGGAGATTGACCAGGTCAATCTCCAGCTTCTCGCGAACTACCTCGGTGCCGAGGTGACGGTGCCCATTGATCGACTCCCTGAGTATCCGGGCGGGGACGAGACGCAGTGGTACCACGTTCGTCCCCGTCGACCGACGGGGACCGGGGTCGATCACGGCAGCGCGATCGCCGATCTCAAGCGAACCGGGCAGCTGGACGCGGCGGCTGGCATCCGGCGTGCCATCGCGCTGCGAGGTCTACCGGGCCGGGCCGCACCAGTGGAGCCTCCGGTTCCGGCGGATCCGTCCAGCCGGCCAGGCGCGGTTGACCAGGTCGACCCGTTCGAACAGCGGGACCGCGTACCGCTGATGACTGTTCTCGCCGAGCCGCCTGACGATCTCGTCCCCCTCGACACCGACGATGATGCAGTGGCGCCGGACAGCTCGACCGACGCAGCGGATGCCGAGGTGGCGGATTCGGACGTGGTGGATGCCGATGTAGCCGGGGATCCGGTGACGGTCGGTGCATGCGATGCCGATGCCGCCGAGTCTCCGCGTCCGACCCTCAGGCTTGTTCACGACGATGTGAACAGCCTGTCTGAGGATGAACCACTACCGGCGGAACAGGTGATGCCGGCCCGGCTCTGGCGGCTACCTGACCCACCGGCACCCGATCTCCGGCCGGCACCGGCCCTCGGACCGGCTGCACTCGGGCCGGCACCGGCCGCCCTCGCGCCGACCGATGAGTCGCAGACCGAGGTCCGAGGGATCGACGGGCCGCCGCGTCCGTGGGTCGCCGACCGGCCGACGCCGTTGTCCGGTCCGGCAACGTCCGGTCCCGCTGTGCCGGCGTTGTCCGATGCGGCGGTGCCGGCGTTGTCCGGTCCGACGGTGCCGATCCGGGTGCCCGTACCAGGAGAGAAGCCAGACGCGTCGCCGTCCCGGCGGAACCTGCAAGTGGCCCTCGTGGCGGCTGCGGTCGTCGCGATCGTGGCCGTGGGCAGTGGGGCTGCGGCGCAGATCTTCAATCCCGGTGGCGCGGTGGCCGAGCAGCAACCGTCGAACTCACCGACCACCCCTGCGCCGGTGCGGGTGGCGGATCCGATCACCCCCGGCGGCGCCCCCAGCGCTTCGGCGACCCCGTCGGGTGGCGGGGCCGGGCCAACCTCGGTAGCTACCCCGTCGACGGTTGCCCTTGGCCGGACCGAGTCCGCCCCTGAGCCGGTGCCCGCAGGTCCGCCGGCGACTACCCCGGTGCCGACGGCCGCGCGGACCACGGCCCCGGCCCCGGCGCAAACGCCGGCCGGTGGACGGACGAACTCCGCTGGCCGCAACCTCGCGCTCGGTGCCACCGTTACCGCGTCCAGCTCGGAGGGCGAACACTGGGCGCCGGCCTTCGCCGTCGACGGCGACGCAAGCACCCGGTGGGGCAGCGCATGGAAGGATCCGCAGTGGATCCGCGTGGACCTCGGCGAGAACTGGGTCGTTAGTGAAGTGCGGCTCGCTTGGGAGTCTGCCTACGCGACTGAGTACCGGGTCGAGGTCTCGCGCGACGGCACAAACTGGACGACGGTGTTCCGCACCAGCAGGGGCAGCGGCGGCACCCTGGTCGTTGACGTGCCATCCGCGGTCGCCCGCTATGTACGCATGTACGGAACGTCACGGTCGGGCTCGTACGGCTACTCGTTGTATGAGTTCGAGGTGCGTTGA